A stretch of Longimicrobiales bacterium DNA encodes these proteins:
- a CDS encoding sigma-70 family RNA polymerase sigma factor codes for MSRDTTTLLQAVRAGDRDAFDALFVLAYEDLRRAAHQRLARHRPGETLNTSVLVHEAYVRLVDGAKAEPVDRAHFLALASRAMRFVLIDHVRSGAAQKRGGGQFNISLDDVQVAAPENSPDLLALNQALDNLSEYSPRLGRVVEYRFFGGLTYEEIAAATGASVPTVKRDWVRARAWLFDAMQTDGVTSN; via the coding sequence GTGAGCCGAGACACGACCACTCTGCTTCAGGCCGTCCGTGCGGGCGATCGCGATGCGTTCGACGCGCTGTTTGTGCTCGCCTACGAAGATCTTCGCCGCGCGGCGCACCAGCGGCTGGCCCGCCACCGTCCCGGCGAGACGCTGAACACCTCCGTCCTCGTGCATGAGGCCTACGTCCGGCTGGTGGATGGGGCGAAGGCGGAGCCCGTCGACCGTGCGCATTTCCTGGCGCTCGCGTCGCGCGCGATGCGCTTCGTCCTGATCGATCACGTCCGTTCGGGCGCTGCGCAGAAGCGCGGCGGTGGACAGTTCAACATCTCGCTGGATGACGTACAGGTGGCGGCGCCTGAGAACTCGCCCGACCTGCTCGCGTTGAACCAAGCGCTCGACAACCTTTCGGAGTACAGCCCGCGGCTGGGCAGAGTCGTCGAGTACCGCTTCTTCGGAGGGCTGACGTACGAGGAGATCGCCGCTGCCACGGGTGCGTCCGTGCCGACCGTCAAGCGTGACTGGGTACGTGCACGTGCGTGGCTGTTCGATGCGATGCAGACGGACGGCGTAACCAGCAACTGA